In Vanrija pseudolonga chromosome 4, complete sequence, a single window of DNA contains:
- the agl2_0 gene encoding Alpha-galactosidase 2 has translation MTTINGNASANTGASSSTTSVPSADLGIHVRDKQFALTSRGADYRFHVDSDGELVHDYFGAHAPGLAPWESRGANGWGHKQVDERREFPDHGRGDFRLPAVHVRHSTGSTVSFFEYVGHDIVPGKPKLPGLPATFGTPEDVTTLVVHLEDHRSGVKADLNYSVFHQHNAIARSFTLTNNGSSSVEIQRAASFSIDFGSGDWDMVSLSGEWCREAQETRRKVQIGTQGFQSSTGYSSHYFNPFVALLPSTTTETHGPAYGISLVYSGSFSVDVERHAFNLVRASIGLNPLHLSWPLAPGQSFTTPEAVAVYSSEGLGGMSRNLHRLYRNHLSRSPWTLRERPVLLNSWEGMYFNFTAEMLYKRARDAAELGVSLFVLDDGWFGDKHPRVHDNAGLGDWVVNPKRLPSGLDAFVKTVNAIEVKGGRGPLKFGIWVEPEMVNPSSELYEAHPDWVLHSGTHKRTEMRQQLVLDLSKREVQDYIIDAIGKILSCANIEYVKWDNNRGMHEVPSPTTPHSYMLGLYRILDSLTTSFPKILFEGCASGGGRFDPGILCYWPQSWTSDDTDAVERLHIQFGTSLAYPPSSMGCHVSAAPGEQVGRTTPLLFRAHVALMGGSFGFELETEKMSPEERGQVTEIVALAEKVNPYVIDGDLYRLALPDESNWPAALYVKPDGSSAVLLAFQVYARIRIDTPLLRLQGLDHSVYEIDGVHYSGAVLAHVGLKLDWKPVHLPAADHQSKVLFINRV, from the exons ATGACCACCATCAACGGCAACGCGAGCGCCAACACCGGCGCCAGCTCCAGCACCACCTCAGTGCCCtcggccgacctcggcatTCACGTTCGCGACAAGCAGTTTGCGCTCACTtcccgcggcgccgactaCCGGTTCCACGTCGATTctgacggcgagctcgttcACGACTACTTCGGTGCGCATGCCCCGGGACTAGCCCCGTGGgagtcgcgcggcgccaacGGGTGGGGACACAAGCAGGtggacgagcgccgcgagtTCCCCGACCATGGCCGTGGTGACTTCCGCTTGCCGGCTGTCCATGTCCGGCACTCCACGGGCTCGACGGTCAGCTTCTTCGAGTACGTCGGCCACGACATCGTTCCAGGCAAGCCCAAGCTGCCTGGTCTTCCGGCGACGTTTGGCACACCAGAGGACGTCACCACGCTGGTGGTACATCTCGAGGACCACCGGTCAggcgtcaaggccgacctcAACTACTCGGTGTTTCACCAGCACAATGCCATCGCGCGTAGCTTCACTCTCACGAACAACGGCTCGAGTTCGGTAGAGATCCAGCGTGCGGCGAGCTTCTCCATCGATTTTGGGTCGGGCGACTGGGACATGGTCTCGCTCTCGGGCGAGTGGTGCCGTGAGGCCCAGGAGACGCGCCGCAAGGTGCAGATTGGGACGCAGGG CTTCCAGAGCTCCACCGGCTACTCGTCGCACTACTTCAACCCCTTCGTCGCCCTTCTCCCATCCACGACAACCGAGACCCACGGTCCGGCATACGGCATCTCGCTTGTGTACTCTGGCTCGTTCAGCGTCGATGTCGAGCGGCACGCATTCAACCTCGTTCGAGCTTCGATTGGCCTTAACCCGCTTCACCTCTCGTGGCCTCTGGCCCCCGGCCAGTCGTTCACGACTCCCGAAGCCGTGGCCGTCTATTCGTCCGAGGGTCTCGGCGGCATGAGCCGAAATCTGCACCGACTCTATCGCAACCACCTGTCTCGCTCCCCATGGACGCTGCGGGAACGACCGGTGCTCCTCAACTCGTGGGAGGGCATGTACTTCAATTTCACCGCCGAGATGCTCTACAAGCGTGCCAGGGACGCGGCTGAGCTTGGCGTGAGCCTGTTCGTTCTCGACGACGGATGGTTTGGTGACAAACACCCTCGCGTGCATGACAATGCCGGGCTCGGTGACTGGGTCGTCAATCCCAAACGCTTGCCCTCCGGGCTGGACGCCTTTGTCAAGACAGTCAATGCGATCGAGGTCAAAGGAGGACGCGGCCCACTCAAATTCGGTATCTGGGTCGAGCCGGAGATGGTTAACCCCAGCTCGGAGCTATACGAGGCACACCCAGACTGGGTGCTCCACTCTGGGACACACAAGCGCACCGAGATGCGCCAGCAACTCGTGCTCGATCTGAGCAAACGCGAGGTGCAAGACTACATCATCGACGCCATTGGCAAGATCCTGTCATGCGCAAACATCGAGTATGTCAAGTGGGACAACAACCGAGGCATGCACGaggtgccgtcgccgaccacgccgcACTCCTACATGCTCGGCCTGTACCGCATCCTTGACTCGTTGACGACATCGTTCCCGAAGATACTGTTCGAGGGATGTGCATCGGGCGGTGGGCGATTCGACCCCGGCATCCTGTGCTACTGGCCCCAGTCGTGGACGTcggacgacacggacgcTGTCGAGCGCCTGCATATCCAGTTCGGCACGTCGCTCGCGTACCCTCCCTCGTCGATGGGCTGCCacgtgtcggcggcgccagggGAGCAGGTGGGCCGCACCACCCCCCTGCTATTCCGCGCACATGTCGCGCTCATGGGCGGTTCGTTTGGATTTGAGCTCGAGACCGAGAAGATGTCacccgaggagcgcgggcaGGTGACAGAGATTGTTGCGCTCGCAGAAAAGGTCAACCCGTACGTCATCGACGGCGACCTGTACAGACTGGCGCTGCCCGACGAGTCGAATTGGCCAGCAGCACTGTACGTCAAGCCGGATGGCTCTAGCGCTGTGCTACTCGCCTTCCAGGTCTACGCGCGCATCCGCATCGACACGCCGCTACTCCGTCTCCAGGGCCTGGACCACTCGGTGTACGAGATCGACGGTGTGCACTACTCCGGCGCGGTACTTGCCCACGTCGGCCTCAAACTCGACTGGAAGCCGGTGCACTTGCCAGCGGCTGATCATCAAAGCAAGGTGCTCTTCATCAACCGGGTGTAG